The Syngnathus scovelli strain Florida chromosome 21, RoL_Ssco_1.2, whole genome shotgun sequence DNA segment TTCATGCaatgtgtgcaagtgtgtgtggagGAGCAACTGCCACATGTTGCGGGCTCAAACAAGAGCGTCCGCCAGCCTCTCTCTTGACTTCCTCGCCTCATTATGTTGCAGATCATGAGGAGCGTGAATGcaaagacaacaacaaatgcAAGGCAGCGGTGACTTACCTCCGAGCAAGAGTGAAACTCCTCATAAAAGACaagaagaagatgaaggaggaagaggaggaggaggaggaggggattCCAGCGCAGCGCAGAGAGGGCGACGGATGGACTAACAGGTGGCGGTGAGAGTAGCGCAGAGtcgatggaggaggaggaggagaggaagaggaggagggagcggcggcggcggcggctcacgCTTTacagtgaaatattcaaagcgcTTATAGTTCAAGTTGTGATGAGCATGAGGAGCAGgtgagggaggggcggggcagGAGAGCAACATGCTGGAGAAGGGTGAAGGGGCTGAAGtggaggagaaagagagagagagaggacgaGCGACACGACGGGGGAGTCGGTCCTCGAGAGTGCCACACGCAGGTTGCGTTTAATTAAACTTAAATgccgtctaaaaaaaaaaaaaaaggcacctcATTAATTATCCAATTGCCCGTTTAATTTATTCAAGTCTTGTACATTCTTCAGGCATCAATCCAAGTTTGACCACAACAAAAGAAATCATTTAATTATGAAAACAATTTTCTAGTCATTTGCAGGCTTGGTTTGGCAGCAAATGATTCCTTAATgacacaatttgtttttctttctcataATTGTCGCTAATGACGCTAACTGTCGCTGGCCACTTTTGGAGTTTGCGTCTTATACGGCTGCTTTTACTTTCAAATATGAACCTATTAAGATAATATGACCAAACtcacatatattctttatcctctgtgtaaAACGACATGACTGTAGCTTACAGTTGTTGTGAAAGTCGTCTTTGTTTGCGTTTTCATGATGGTATaacactgccccctggtggccaaggagTCACAATCATGATGCACAGTCTAGTATTAAAGAGTACCAGTATTtccctcatttaaaaaaaaatcattttagcgGAGAAATATGATTAAACTTCCAATCGTTTGTCTCCTCTTTGCTTTTTTAAGCAAAAGTTGGCATATTCTCGCTTTGGCTCTCTGCAGACGAATAGTTCCTCCATATAATTAGGCTTCAGTGTTCTTGAGTCAGTGTCAGTGATAGACAAGTGGAAACGTGCTATTTGTCCCCGCATACACCAATTAGTGTCTTTGTGGACTCATTTGGGCCTTTTAATAGCATTGTTTGCTTCAAAACATTTCCAAAACAGTGAATATGTTTTTTTACTCACCCCCTCCCCGCCAGACTTATTTATATTTCCGTTTAATAGTTCCCTTATGTGTGAGTCTTTGCTTCACCAGCTTCTCCATCCTCTTCGTCCTTTTCCTCTGCAGATGCAAGTCAAGcatgacacacatgcacacacacacaccagtcaTGTATGCTTTGCTTGCATTAAATTGATGCCATGGCACGGCCATGCATGACTGCATTAACATGGTGGTGTAAGGCACAAGACCCTCCAGAGcatacacacatttttatcCACATGTTCAGACTGGCTTATATTTATAGGGTTCGCTGCTTTTCCACTTTTCCATCacactgctgcttttttttttttttttttaagctacaTTTGCATGTTGATGACAAGTGAAGAGCTCATTACAGATGCACACAATGTGCTACTTCTAGTGGTATGAtgttatattgtattttttttcaggtgAGGCTGAACAGGATGACTAACATTCCGAATTATTTCCATCGGGAGAAATGACTTGAGATACAAGTGTTTTGACTTACAAGTTGGACTGAATGGTAAGTATGAAACCGCGAGACAAGCATATATTTGTTCAAAGCGACGTCCTTGGATGAATACTGTGAATGTGCCGAGTTTGAAAAAGTAAACACtcaatttttgtatttgttaCACTCAAGGCTGACCTTTAAAAAGTAATTGCGACACAATAGTCAAAAGACATCCCACACATTGACGTCTATCTACACAAGAAAGCTTGGCAACTTTGCGCGCTTTTAATTACGCCGTCGGCATCAAGCACCGCTTGAGTGTCGGCCGTGATGAAAAAGCAATAAAAACGTATTCCCGTGGTAATTAACCGCAAACTTGTGTTTCAGCCGCAATAGCAAAAATGTGACAATGGTTATTTTCCGCCTGAGGGACTGCGCGATCAAACAGGgacaatgcttttgttgtgaggAAACAAATTGGCAATAATGGGAGCAAAGTCATTCTGCACGTGCATATTAAGCACGCAGTATCATTTCAGTAATGGCGCGAATAAATTCTATTTGAACGTCATGTTTTGATGTCAACTGGCTAATTTCAGCTCAAGGTAACAAAATATGTGCCTTGAATTTCTTCTGTTCTATTTCGCATCGGGGACTGTTTTCAAATTGACCTTAGAGGCCCAAGGGTATTTATTAGAAAGCTTCTTTtatttagacaaaaaaaaaaaaaagatcatcagATGAACCAAAGAAACTTTGACCACATGTAAACCAGCATCAGTTCAACACGTCCTATAaatatttgtttgtgttgcagCAGCTCAGATGACAACActgaatcatttttaaaaagacaaacggcGGCAATTAGTCTGGTGGAATATTCTGCGCAGCCTTTTCCCCGTTTACGATTCAAAGTACAAAGATGGATTGTGATGAGCGTACGCTATAAATGGTGATTATCTTACTTGACAACTTTGCATAGTGAGGTCTCACCCGTAGTATTACTGACCATTAAGATAGGTATCAATTATACATTTATCACGACAATAACCGCTgtggctaagaaaaaaaaaaaaaaaaaatcccccgacTGTGCAATTATACACTGAGAAGAACTCGAGCACTCTTTTCGAACCGATTTGAAGGCCATTCAGAGAAAAGGATTATTGTGAAAATTTCCCATTGCGGCGCTCTAAATGGCAATTTGCAGGTCAGGGTTCGTTAACGAATGCAGACGGAGGTTTAAATGACTAAAATGTTCTTTTTCAAACGAGAACGCGGCCGTGTCGTAAAAGGGCAAACGCGCAGCCTCGGGTGACGCGCACGTGGCCAGCCGCCATTCGTATGCAAAAACACTCCAAAGGGCATTTCAACAACAAATGTTTTCAGTCTGCCGTCTTTCTGATGTTATTACACAGATGGTGCACTTACAAtataaaaaccaaaacaacaacTTTTAATTAAGTCTGTATGGAAAACGGCTCCCACCCAGGGCTGGGGAACATGTTCAGCATATACgtgcacccccctcccccccctccctcctaaaGAATTTATCTTCCTGCCCATTATGCAAATGTTTTGGGGTTTTACAATAGTCTCATAATTCTGCAGCTTTTATTTTGTGCGCTTGTGTGACAGATTTGTATTTGAAGCTCAGACAGCAAATGTTTGTTTGGCGTCAATTATGtgtgcattttgtttttcttttcagtccTCCTTCAATAGCGGTGGTCCGCTCTATTGATTAATGGACGCATTACAATGACggataaaataaaaagacaaattcATCATTTTAGTGTTTGTGAAATGTGATAAGCACTCTAAAGGCCTGTCAGGGTAAACAAGCAGCACTTGTTGAAATTGGCCCGACGTCTTTGTTTAA contains these protein-coding regions:
- the LOC125991323 gene encoding uncharacterized protein; translated protein: MRFTSGSGKVCNMCQKKNSDMDVNGLLSSNSPDHEERECKDNNKCKAAVTYLRARVKLLIKDKKKMKEEEEEEEEGIPAQRREGDGWTNRWR